DNA sequence from the Streptomyces sp. MST-110588 genome:
AGAGCACCCTGAGCTACCTCGTGCCGCGCCTGTACGACGTGACGGGCGGCCGGGTCACCCTCGACGGCGTCGACGTCCGCGACCTGGACTTCGACACCCTGGCGCGCGCGGTCGGCGTCGTCTCCCAGGAGACGTACCTCTTCCACGCCTCCGTCGCCGACAACCTGCGCTTCGCCAAGCCCGACGCGACCCAGGAGGAGATAGAACGCGCGGCCTCGGCGGCTCAGATCCACAACCACATCGCCGCGCTGCCCGACGGGTACGACACCCTGGTCGGCGAGCGCGGCCACCGCTTCTCCGGCGGCGAGAAACAGCGGCTGGCCATCGCCCGGACGATCCTGCGCGACCCGCCCGTCCTCGTCCTGGACGAGGCCACCAGCGCCCTGGACACCCGTACGGAACACGCCGTGCAGCAGGCGATCGACGCGCTCTCCAAAGGCCGTACGACCATCACGATCGCACACCGCCTGTCCACCATCCGCGACGCGGACCAGATCGTCGTGCTGGACTCCGGCCGGATCGTCGAACGCGGCACCCACGAGCAACTGCTCGCGGCCGGCGGCCGGTACGCCGCCCTCGTACGACGGGACGCCCACCTGACGCCCGACGACGGCGAGCGGGCCATGGCGGCGGACGCCGCCACCGGCTGACGCGGGAGGTACCCGACGGCCGGGGCGCCGCGGGGCAGGCGGGATTTTGACGGCAGGGCTAGGGTGCGGACATGCCCGCTCACGACGCCCTGCCGCACCTGGAGTTCGCCTTCCCCGGCCCGCTGCGCGACCGGCTCGTCGCCGCGGTCCTCTCCGGCGCCAAGACCACCACGACCGGACTGCTGCGGGACTACGAGCACGCCGGTGACCCACTGCCGCAGGCCGGGGCGCGGTTTCTCGTCCCGGACTCCGGCGGCCGGCCGGTGGCGGTCGTGGAGACCACGCAGGTACGCGTCCTGCGGCTGGCGGATGTGGACCTGCGGCACGCGGTGGACGAGGGCGAGGGCCACCGGACGCTCGCCGAATGGCGCGCGGACCACGAGAGCTTCTGGCACGGACCGGACATGCGCCAGGCGCTGGGCGACCCGCTGTTCACGGTCGACGACGACACCCTGGTCGTCGCCGAGCGCTTCCGTGTCGTGGAGCGCCTGCCCGTATCGTGACGCGCCTTGACACGGGTTCCGCCGGCACCCCTCATCTCAAGAGGTCGTCCAACCCGGTCGTCAGCATGGCCACGGCGTCGGTGTAGCGACGGGTCCGTACGTCTTCGGGGCAGTTGCGCCGGGTCCGGAAGTGCAAGGAGGACAGAAACCGCTCGTACACCTCCCAAGCCGCACGACGCACCTCCAACGAGCCCACCGTCTCCTCGCCCTGCCCGCTCTCCCCGCCGGTCTCCCGCACATAACTCTCCAACAGGGCGCGGACCTGACCCCGATCCAGCGGGAGGTACCACGGAGGAGCCCACACCTGCCCGCCGAGATAGGCCAGATCCTGTGCCGGATCGCCGATCTCCGACCACTCCCAGTCGATGTAGCGCGGCATGCCCTCCTCGTCCACCAGAATGTTCGGCAGCATCAGATCCCCATGGACGACCGCAAACCGGTCCAGCCGCTCGAAGGCCGGCTCCGCCGCCGCGACGAAGGACTCGACCCGGGGAAGCAGCCGGGAGACCTCGGGATCGGCGAGTACGTCCGGCCGCGCCCGCCGCCACCACGCGAGCCCGGAGGCGAACCGGTCGCCGAGCGAGAGCTTGACGGACCTCTCCCGTAGCGGCGCGGTGATCGCGCCGCACCGGTCGAAGCCCCGCCGGTGCAGCCGGGCCACCTGCCGTACATGCGCGCCCAGCAGCCGCGCATCCCACTCCCCGGCCGCGCGCTCCCGCCCCGGTACGTACCCGGTCACCATGTAGGGCGACCCCAGAGGATTGTCGTACCTCTCCTCCAGCAGGACCGGCGCGGGCCCCGTACCACCGGGAACGACCGACAGCGCGGCGAACTCCTCACCGATCGGCCGCGGCAGTTCGGCGACGGGCCGCCGCGGCACCCGGACGACCAGGGACGACGATCCGCCGGCTTCCAACAGCCAGGCGGTATAGCTCTCCCCCCGCCCCAGAACCCGCACCCCCGGCACGGCACCGCGTGGCAACCCCAGCCGCCGCGGCTCCTCGCGCGCCAGACGTACGACATCGCTTCAGGGCCCAGCCCACGACCCGGTCGTCGACCTTGTCGGCCTTGAAGACGCCCGCCGAGGCCGCTGCCGCGGGCCATGTGGTGACCGTATGGGCGCGGGGCATCGGGCGTGGCCGGCGCCATCCCGGCCTGTACGGCGGCGGACTGGCAGGCATCCTCGCCGGGCTGCGTGGTGAGGACCGTCCTTGTCAATGACGAGGTCGCTCTCACCGACACCTCGACCCGGCGCCGCAGGGCGCAAGAGGCCCTGACTGCACAACGGCCCGGCGTAAGCGCACGTCAGAGATCCCGCTCTCAGGACACCGGAGTGAGAGGCCAACGGACGCTGAGCCGCGAGTCGGCAACCTGCCCGACAACGGCTATTTCCGGGCGAAGGTGGCCCAGGAACGGCTGAGCAAGCAGGGGCCGATTCCCTATTCGATCGTCCGGGCGATGCAGTTCTTCGAATTCGTCAGAGGCATCGCCGACACCGCCACCGACGGTGACACCGTGCGCGTACCGCCTGTGCTGTTCCAGCCGATGGCGGCCGAAGACGTCGCCGAGGCCCGAACTCACAGAACGCAGCCTCGTCCCCGACGAAGGCAGCGCCCGGACGGCCACCACCCGCTTCGACGACTGGCTGCGGACTTCCTCCTGAATACGGCCGCGGGTTATTCCGTCAACGTCACCACATTGTGGTCGGGCCCTCCCGATATCCGCACGCTCTTCGACCAGCTCCCGCCCTTGCCGTTGGCCGGCGCGTTGGCGTCGAGTTGCACGGCCCGCACCGCTTCACCGCCCTTGCTGAACACCCACAGCGAAGGGCCCGTGTACGACGTGGCGGCGACCTCCCATTCGACCGGGTCGCCCACGGCCTCGGAGATCACGTCGTCATCGGTGCCGTAGTCGAACACCCGCACCTGATCCCATGAGAAACCGGTCAGCTCCGCCAGCGGCGCCGGTGCGCCCTCCACCGCCGCGTCCAGCTTCCGCTGAAGGGCCTGGTCCGTGGTGCTCGCCAGCGGCGTCTCCCCACCGAGCGCCCACCAGCCCACTCCCAGCCCTGCAGCCACCCCGAATCCGGCCCATGCCACCCGTCTCCGTGCCGTGCGCACCTGTCGCCTCTCCCCGTTCCGCTTCGTCCCGCCGGTCATGCGCGCTCTGCCGGACTCAGGGGGTGTCCGGCCCGGGAGCGTCCGGGTTCCGCCCTTCGTCGGGTGCGCCGGGCACCTTGTTGGTGTGCCCGTGCCGTCCGATCTCCACCTTGTCGCTGGGTACGAGTTTCCCGTCGCGATCGATCACCACGGTCTTCCCGCCCTGCACCGCCTCCTGAACCTTCGCCGCCAGCTCGGCCGGGCTGGCGGTCGGATTGTTCAGCGCGATCCGGCGGCCGATCTCGTTGTTGTGGAGATCCATGGCTTCGCGGTCCGACGGGTTCCCCGGCAGCCGTTCGTGCGCCGTGCCGTACCGTTCCGCCCAGTCCATGCCGAAACGCTGCGCCATCAGAGCGTTCCAGTACGCATGTCTGAAGGCGTCCATGTGCCCGTCGTTCCTGTCCTCGGGAAATCTCACCTTGCACTCTTCGAAGGCCCGGTCCCGGATTTCCTTGAAGTCGCTCTTCTCGAAGATGCTGAGATCGGAGAGCATGTCCGCCTCTCCCTGCGTGACTCTTTCCCCGTAGAAGTCGGTCATCCCGCGCGGGTCGTCCGTGACCTGGAATGTGCGGAGTATCTCCCCAGGGCTCAGCCGACGCCCCATGTGCACCCGGCCGTTGAAGGCGTCACCCCGTGCGCCGCCGTCGTCCAGCAGATCCCAGGCGATTCTTTCGTCCGCCTGGTCCGCCATCCGCAGCGCGTCCTGTATCTGCGCATGGGCCTGGCGCAGGTTCTCGCCCACCGGCCCGCTCCGGACATCAGGGTCGTGGACCATGGCGGGCGGCAGCTCCAGGCCCCCGTCCGGGGTGACGCTCGCCCCGTTCTCGCGGGCCTTGCGCACGCCACCGCTCAGCACGCTCTGGGCGGCCCGGATGTCGGCCGTGGCCATCTCCAGGGCCAGCCTGATGCCGTCGGCCTCCGCCTGCGCGTTTTCCAACTGCGTCAGCTCTTCGACCCAGTTGCTGCGGGCCGCTTCGTACGCGGGACCTTGCCAGCCACTCTTCTCGACCGGGTCCTTCACCTCGGTCCGGTAACGCTCGACGAGGTCCTTCAGTTTCCGGACCTGCTCCTCCCATGCCTCGGCAGCTTTCCGCACCAGGTCCGGATCGGCCTGCTCAAGCTGTTGCACCGTTATCCCCACGGACTGTCTCCCGGCTTCATCCCCGCGGCGTTGACGGCCTCCGCCGACTGGTAATTGGTGGCGTTGTACTGAAGGTTCGCCCCCGTGCGCCCCATTTGCTCGGCGAGGGTGAAGTTCTGCTTCTCCCACAGTGCGGCGGTCTTCCTCAGCTGATCCTCGCTCCGCCAGCCGTCCACTCCGGTCGCCGCGCGGCGCGTCGCGGCGCAGGTGGGTTCGGCCGCGTCCAGCAGGTCCTGTCTGATGTCGAGTGCCCTGCCGCCGGCCTTCTTGAGCACATCCGGATCGGCTTCGTATCCCTGCGCGGCCCCGCCTGTCCCCGCCATGCAACCCCCTGGTCGTGTGAGTCCCCATCATGCGTGACGGGGTGGGGCAGGATAGCGCGTACGTGCTCGGCGGCGACCGGGCCGGTGCCGATGGCCCCAGGGCTGCGGGTCCCTGACAGGGGACACCCGTGGCTCACAGTGCGGCGAGGTCGATGGCCGCGGCCATGGCCCGGTAGCCGGCGTCGCCGGGGTGTTTGTGGTCGCCGCTGTCGTAGGCAGGGTGGAGGGCGTCGGGGTCGGTGGGGTCCGCCAGCGCGTGGGCGAAGTCGGCCACCGCGTCGAATGCGTCGGAGTCGCGGATCCATGCGTTGAGGGTTCGGCGCTTGGCTTCGGCGATCGGGGTGTGGTACTCCGAGCCCTTGAAGGGGAGGACGGTTCCGCCGGTGACACGGATGCCTGCGGCCCGGGCGCGCGAGGTCAACTGCTGGTAGGCGGTGATCAGTTCATCGGCTGTGAGTGGGGGGTTGGGCTTGTAGGTGGGGAGGTCGATCTCGCTGAAGCCGATGTCGTTCAGGCCGATCAGGAGGACGACCGACCCCGCGCCGGGCTTGCGAAGGACGTCGCGTTCGAAGCGGGCGCCCGCTCGTTCGCCGTACCACGGGGAGTCGTTGAGGAGCAGGTTGCCGCCGATACCGGAGTTCAGTACGGGGCGCGGGGTGCCGGCGGCGGCGAGGCGGCGGGCGAGGGCGTCCGGGTAGCGGTGGTTGCCGTCGACGGTCGAGCCGAAGCCGTCGGTGATCGAGTCGCCGAAGACCACGACGTTGTCCCGGCGGGCCGGGCCGCCCGACAGTTCCACGTCGGCGAGGTAGTACCAGGACACCGTGGTCTCGTCGAAGACGGTGGGGTCCTCGGCCGTGAGCTGGTCACCGGCGGCGCGGTAGGCGGTGGTGAACGCCTGGGCGTGGAAGGTTGCCGGGCCGGTGGGGCGCGCGAAGTACAGCGTCACGGTCAGTGATTCGAACGCTGCCACGGTCACTTCGGCGGCGTCGCTGTACAGTTCGCCGCCGGCCGGGATGCTCGCGGACGGCGCGCCCCCGAAGGTGAGCCGGCGGGTGGTGCCCGGCTCGGTCGCTGCCCCGTCGGCCGTACGGGCGAGGGTGGCGCCGGTCACCTCCAGGGGCGCGGTCCCGTAGCGGTTGGAGAGCTTGACGCGCGCCGCCGTGCCGTCGCCGGTCACCCGTACGACCTGGCGTACCGTCTGGTCGGCGAAGCCCTCCTCGGCCCAGTTCTTCTCGAAGCCGGTGCTGGGGCGCTGGACCGCCGTGGACCAGCCGGCGTTCCAGGTGGGGGATATGGAGGGGATGGGGGAGGTGGGGGTGTGGGTGTTCATGGGGTGGGTCGTTCCTGTCTGTCGGGTTGTGGTTACCGGGCTGGTGACAGGAAGTCTGGTGGGAGGTGAGAGGGGGGCCCAGCCCACTGTGGTGCGTATGTATGGGGTGGGTATGACTGGCGGGGTCACCCTGCGGGCGCGCTCGCGCCGGTGCGTCCGTCGGCCGGTGCGGTCAGGCGGGGGTGAGCCGGTAGGCGTAGCTGTACGGGCGGTCGGCGTGCAGGAGGTAGCGGTCCAGGGGCGGTGCGCCCCACGAGTCGTTGCCGCCCACTCCCATCTGCCGGTGGTTGACGGCCAGGATCGTTTCGCCGCGCCGCTTGAGCTGGTACGGGTGCAGATGCCCGGTGCTCTCCAGGTCGCAGGGGGCGTGGTGCAGTGCGCCGATCTCCAGGAGGCCGCCGGCACCCGTGCCGTCCGGTTCGGCGCGCACCGTCAGCCCCCTTCCATCCCGGCCGGTCAGCCAGGCGGTGCGTACGTCGGTCACGTTGCCGGTCTCCTGCGGCCGGATGTACGGGCCGAACCGCTCGTCCACGGTGGTGCGGTACCGGCCGACGAAGGCGGCGGTGTGCCGGTCCCAGTAGTTCTCCTGCGGCCCGCGCCCGTACCAGGTGAAGGTTTCCGGGCCGGCCGGCACCGTCAGCAGCGCCCCGACCACCGGCAGGTCGGGCAGCCACGGGCCCGGCCGCAGTGTGTGCCGGACCCGCACCTCGCCGTCGCCGCGCACCGTGAAGACGGTGTCCCAGCGGGAGGCGGTGGGGAAGGTGGGCAGGGTGGCCGCGACCTCGATGACCACCTCGCCGGCGGTGGGGTGTGCCGCCTTCACCCGGGTGATCCGTCGCCGGGCGCCCGCCTCGCGCCAGGTCCGCAGGGTGCGGTGGGCGTTCCGGCCGATGTCGTTGTCGGTCGGGGCGCGCCAGAAGTTGGGCACCGGCCCGGTGGTCAGGACCGGTCGGCCGCGGTACCGGTAGGTGGTGAGGGTGCCGCTCGCCTTGTCCAGGACGAGTTCGAGGTCGCGGCCCTCGACCGTGACGGTCCGGCCGGTCTCGGTCAGCCGTAGGGGCGGCAGGGTGGCGGGGGAGGGCTCCGGGGGCGCGGGGGCGCGCCAGGGGAGCGCGAGCTGCTCGGCGGCGACGCTGTGGCCGGCCCGTGCCCAGCGGGTGTCGCGGCGCAGGACGTAGGAGAGGTTCAGCCAGTACTCGGCGCCCGGTACGGGTTCGGCCGGGCGCCGCACCGGAATCCGTTCGGTCGCCTCCCGGCCCGGCCCCGCCTCGGGTGCCGGCAGCGTGCCGTGCTGGATCCGTTCGCCGTCGCGAGTGACCTCCCAGCGCAGCTCGTAGGCGTGCAGTCCGGTGAACATGTGATGGTTTGTCACCTTGACGGTGCCGTCGCCGAGGCCGGCGGCGGCCGTCGTCCGGATGGGCTGGTAGACCTTCTTCACCTCGTGGACCGCCGGATGGAGCACCCGGTCGGCGGAGACGATGCCGTTGCAGGAGAAGTTCCAGTCGGTGGGGTAGCCCGGGTTCCAGTCGCCGCCGTAGGACAGATAGGTACGCGTGGGGTCGCCGGGCACCGGCAGGCGGATCGCCTGGTCGACGAAGTCCCAGATGAAGCCGCCGTGCAGGTTCGGGTAGCGCGCGAAGACCTCGCCGTACTCCTGGAAATTGCCGGTGCTGTTGCCCATCGAGTGCGCGAACTCGCACAGGATGAACGGCTTGGGGTTGCCGGACCTCCCGTACTGCTCGACCTCCGCGGGCGTGGCGTACATCCGGCTCTCGATGTCCGCCACGGCGTTCATGCCTTCGTAGTGCACCGGCCGGGACGGGTCGCGGTCGTGTGTCCAGTCCGCCATGGTCTTAAAGGTGCTGCCCGCTCCTGCCTCGTTGCCCAGGGACCACACCACCACGCACGGGTGGTTCTTGTCCCGCTCGACCAGTGAACGCATCCGGTCCAGACAGGCGTCGGTCCACTCCGGCAGGCTCGCGGGCAGGTACTCGCGCACCCCGTGCGACTCCAGGTTGGCCTCGCCGATGACGTAGATGCCGTATTCGTCGCACAGCTCCAGCCAGCGCGGGCTGCCCGGGTAATGGGAGGTGCGTACGGCGTTGACGTTGTGCTGCTTCATGATGCGGATGTCCTCGGTCATCCGCTCCTCCGGGACGGCCTGGCCGTGGTCCGGGTCGGTCTCGTGCCGGTTGACGCCGCGGAAGAGGACCGGAACGCCGTTGACGGTGAGCTCCCCGGGCCCGCAGCGGACGGTGCGAAAGCCCACGCGGGTGCGCTGGACGTCCACGACCGTGCCGGAGGGGTCGGTGAGGGTAAGGAGGAGGGTGTAGAGGTTCGGTTCCTCGGCGGACCACAGGGCCGGGTTGTCGACCGTGGCCTTCGGGGAGACGGTCGCGTCCTTGCCGGGGGCGGGGCGGACGGTGGCGGTCAGGGGGCGGGGCAGGGCCGGTCTGCCCTGGGCGTCGTACAGGACGGCCGTCAGCAGATGGTCTCCCCGGCGACGACCGCGGCCCGGCCCGCCCCGGTCGCGTACGGTCGCGGTCACCGTCAGCTCACCGGTCCGGGCCTTCCGTACGGCGCCGTCGGCCACCGTACCGCCCGGATCGGCGCGTACGAACAGGTCCTGGAGATGGACGGGCGGGATGGAGTAGAGGTAGACCTCGCGGAAGATCCCGGACAGGTCGATCATGTCCTGGTCCTCCAGCCAACTGCCGTCCGACCAGCGGTAGACCTCCACGGCCAGCACGTTGACGCCCGGCCGCAGCCGGTCGGTGACGTCGAACTCGGCCGGGGTGTAGCTGTCCTCGCTGTAGCCGGTCCGCTCGCCGTTGACCCACACGAAGAAGGCGGACTTCACGCCCTGGAAGGAGAGCAGGGTGCGCCGGCCCTCCCAGTCCTCCGGGACGGTGAAAGTACGGCGGTAGGAGCCGACTGGGTTGAAGCCGTGCGGGACCTCGGGCGGCCTGGGATTCTCGTAACCGATCCACGGGTACTTGACGTTGAGGTAGATCGGCTCGGGGTAGCCCAGGATCTCCCAGTTGGACGGGACGGGGATACGGTCCCAGCGGCTGTCGTCGTAGTCGGGGGCGTGGAAGCCCTTGGGCCGCTCGTCGGGGTTCTTGGACCAGCGAAAGCGCCAACTGCCGTTCAAAGAGCGGTAGTAGGGGGAATCGGCGAGCTGTCCGGCCAGGGCCGAGCGGGTGTCCTGGTACGGGACGAGGCGGGCGCGGGCGGCCTCCCGGTTGACCTGGAAGATCCGCGGCTGTGCATCCCACTCGCCACCGCCCCCCTTCGCGCCGCCTCCCTGAGCGCCGCTCCCCTGGGCACCGCTTCCTTCGGTGGCGGTCGCGGCCGTGGCGGCGAAGGACTGCTTCTGCGCGCTGAAGGCGGCCCATCCCGCCAGGGCGGCACCGGTGGCAAGGAACGACCGGCGGCTCATGCGGCGTACGTTCATGGACAGCTCCGAACGTAAGGCAACAGGAAGCATCAGGGTTGAACGGAATGCGACCCGGCACAAGCCTCTCGTACGCCACTTCGCATCACCGGGAGACCGGCGTCATACGAGACGACCGGCGCTGTACAAGACGACCCGCGTCCTACGAGACGTCCGGAGTCACGAAGAGAGCAGGACCACCTCCAGCGTCCGCGGCCCGTGCACCCCCTCCACCCGGCTCAGTTCGATGTCGCTGGTCGCCGAAGGGCCGGAGATCCAGGTCAGCGGGCGGGCCGGGTCCAGCCGGGCGAGCGCCTGCGGCACGGACTCCAC
Encoded proteins:
- a CDS encoding ASCH domain-containing protein, coding for MPAHDALPHLEFAFPGPLRDRLVAAVLSGAKTTTTGLLRDYEHAGDPLPQAGARFLVPDSGGRPVAVVETTQVRVLRLADVDLRHAVDEGEGHRTLAEWRADHESFWHGPDMRQALGDPLFTVDDDTLVVAERFRVVERLPVS
- a CDS encoding phosphotransferase; the protein is MRVLGRGESYTAWLLEAGGSSSLVVRVPRRPVAELPRPIGEEFAALSVVPGGTGPAPVLLEERYDNPLGSPYMVTGYVPGRERAAGEWDARLLGAHVRQVARLHRRGFDRCGAITAPLRERSVKLSLGDRFASGLAWWRRARPDVLADPEVSRLLPRVESFVAAAEPAFERLDRFAVVHGDLMLPNILVDEEGMPRYIDWEWSEIGDPAQDLAYLGGQVWAPPWYLPLDRGQVRALLESYVRETGGESGQGEETVGSLEVRRAAWEVYERFLSSLHFRTRRNCPEDVRTRRYTDAVAMLTTGLDDLLR
- a CDS encoding SGNH/GDSL hydrolase family protein, giving the protein MNTHTPTSPIPSISPTWNAGWSTAVQRPSTGFEKNWAEEGFADQTVRQVVRVTGDGTAARVKLSNRYGTAPLEVTGATLARTADGAATEPGTTRRLTFGGAPSASIPAGGELYSDAAEVTVAAFESLTVTLYFARPTGPATFHAQAFTTAYRAAGDQLTAEDPTVFDETTVSWYYLADVELSGGPARRDNVVVFGDSITDGFGSTVDGNHRYPDALARRLAAAGTPRPVLNSGIGGNLLLNDSPWYGERAGARFERDVLRKPGAGSVVLLIGLNDIGFSEIDLPTYKPNPPLTADELITAYQQLTSRARAAGIRVTGGTVLPFKGSEYHTPIAEAKRRTLNAWIRDSDAFDAVADFAHALADPTDPDALHPAYDSGDHKHPGDAGYRAMAAAIDLAAL
- a CDS encoding glycoside hydrolase family 2 TIM barrel-domain containing protein; this translates as MSRRSFLATGAALAGWAAFSAQKQSFAATAATATEGSGAQGSGAQGGGAKGGGGEWDAQPRIFQVNREAARARLVPYQDTRSALAGQLADSPYYRSLNGSWRFRWSKNPDERPKGFHAPDYDDSRWDRIPVPSNWEILGYPEPIYLNVKYPWIGYENPRPPEVPHGFNPVGSYRRTFTVPEDWEGRRTLLSFQGVKSAFFVWVNGERTGYSEDSYTPAEFDVTDRLRPGVNVLAVEVYRWSDGSWLEDQDMIDLSGIFREVYLYSIPPVHLQDLFVRADPGGTVADGAVRKARTGELTVTATVRDRGGPGRGRRRGDHLLTAVLYDAQGRPALPRPLTATVRPAPGKDATVSPKATVDNPALWSAEEPNLYTLLLTLTDPSGTVVDVQRTRVGFRTVRCGPGELTVNGVPVLFRGVNRHETDPDHGQAVPEERMTEDIRIMKQHNVNAVRTSHYPGSPRWLELCDEYGIYVIGEANLESHGVREYLPASLPEWTDACLDRMRSLVERDKNHPCVVVWSLGNEAGAGSTFKTMADWTHDRDPSRPVHYEGMNAVADIESRMYATPAEVEQYGRSGNPKPFILCEFAHSMGNSTGNFQEYGEVFARYPNLHGGFIWDFVDQAIRLPVPGDPTRTYLSYGGDWNPGYPTDWNFSCNGIVSADRVLHPAVHEVKKVYQPIRTTAAAGLGDGTVKVTNHHMFTGLHAYELRWEVTRDGERIQHGTLPAPEAGPGREATERIPVRRPAEPVPGAEYWLNLSYVLRRDTRWARAGHSVAAEQLALPWRAPAPPEPSPATLPPLRLTETGRTVTVEGRDLELVLDKASGTLTTYRYRGRPVLTTGPVPNFWRAPTDNDIGRNAHRTLRTWREAGARRRITRVKAAHPTAGEVVIEVAATLPTFPTASRWDTVFTVRGDGEVRVRHTLRPGPWLPDLPVVGALLTVPAGPETFTWYGRGPQENYWDRHTAAFVGRYRTTVDERFGPYIRPQETGNVTDVRTAWLTGRDGRGLTVRAEPDGTGAGGLLEIGALHHAPCDLESTGHLHPYQLKRRGETILAVNHRQMGVGGNDSWGAPPLDRYLLHADRPYSYAYRLTPA